In Silene latifolia isolate original U9 population chromosome 3, ASM4854445v1, whole genome shotgun sequence, a single window of DNA contains:
- the LOC141649569 gene encoding uncharacterized protein LOC141649569 yields the protein MRPSAKKAKHGIDLSGGSNLAGSSGAADVRLFGMPISPLSAPLLLSGSGGEPRAASDHNVAIDSSSRSFIGCDRDFRRRYLYSMTVVQRYGKPDIFLTMTCNPRWPEIERELSPFEEAQNRPDLISRVFRAKLFELKKDICVRKVFGNVAGYVYVVEFQKRGLPHAHFLIILDSTSKIRTPDQYDNFVCAELPNNSENPHLYSSVVRHMMHGPCGRANSSNPCMRNERCKNHYPREFADTTTNGRDSYPIYYRRNTGVHVTVRGSELNNQWVVPYNPFLLAKYDCHLNVEICSTIKAVKYMYKYVYKGHDKVSFAVTDPSNQYSFDEITAYQSARWITPPEATWRIYGFHLNEIHPNVVPLQVHLPNMQTVSFRPCENLGYVLDDDARKRTMLTAFFERNLNDNFAKTLLYSEFPEHYVWHDRKRDKIWTPREKGFALGRFVYANPSEGERYYLRLLLANVRGPTSFDDLKSINGILCNSFQDSAFRRGLLEADDSIEKCLEEASRNQMPGALRRLFSTLLIYCHPKNPRLLWDKFYTVFSEDYAYAFPSQSRKVLQLTLRKICYLVESMGKSFSTFDFGDLKLDEIDLQRSKMKEIEEELNVPISSEELNSVHLLNTEQRYAYDTIYRRVIKNERGSFFLDGPGGTGKTFLYKTLLANLRVKGIIAIAVASSGIAAANLPGGRTCNSRFKIPLDLEGNESSQISKQSSLAELIRACRLIIWDEAPMAKCQAIEHFENTMRDVCSNNLLFGGKIVVFGGDFRQVLPIIPKSTLREAINSSFVMSPLWTKLENLHLTINMRAMRDPTFGNFVLGIGDGSHPYENGEDIKLPRSIVISGTEEHALIERLIDAIYPDIQLIVGNYLTQAQTLITTDPSLTTTRAILTPKNDDAQTINAMLVSKQEGQAFTYRSFDEATDIATSQYPTEFLNTLQPSGLPPHELILKKNSPILLLRNLDPTSGLCNDTRLICKGFDRNVIDAEIAVGHHKGERVFIPRIPLQPSPTDKFSFQFKRKQFPIKLSFTMTINKAQGQTLGKVGIYLPRPVFSHGQLYVALSRATQSSMSQDGASSALCSE from the exons GCGATACGGAAAGCCAGATATATTTCTGACGATGACATGCAACCCCCGTTGGCCAGAAATTGAGCGCGAACTATCGCCTTTTGAGGAAGCTCAGAACAGACCGGACCTTATTTCGCGGGTCTTTCGAGCAAAATTGTTTGAGTTAAAGAAAGACATCTGCGTGCGTAAAGTATTTGGCAATGTAGCTGGATACGTTTACGTCGTTGAGTTTCAAAAAAGAGGTCTGCCACATGCCCATTTTCTAATCATTCTTGATTCTACGAGTAAAATAAGGACTCCGGACCAATATGACAACTTCGTCTGTGCTGAGTTGCCTAACAATTCGGAAAACCCTCATCTATACTCTTCAGTTGTTCGCCACATGATGCACGGGCCTTGCGGTAGAGCCAACTCTTCAAATCCGTGCATGAGAAATGAAAGATGTAAAAACCATTACCCTCGTGAGTTTGCAGATACGACAACTAATGGCCGGGATTCATATCCTATATATTATAGAAGAAATACCGGCGTTCATGTAACTGTTCGAGGATCAGAACTAAATAATCAATGGGTTGTTCCATACAATCCTTTTCTTTTAGCCAAATATGACTGTCACTTAAACGTAGAAATATGTTCTACCATTAAGGCAGTTAAATACATGTATAAGTACGTTTATAAGGGCCATGATAAAGTGTCGTTTGCTGTTACTGATCCTAGCAATCAGTACTCGTTTGATGAGATTACTGCTTACCAATCTGCACGGTGGATTACTCCACCAGAAGCAACATGGCGGATTTATGGATTTCATTTGAACGAGATACATCCTAACGTTGTTCCATTACAAGTGCACCTACCAAATATGCAAACTGTTAGTTTCCGGCCGTGCGAAAACCTTGGTTACGTTTTAGATGACGACGCACGTAAGAGAACAATGTTAACAGCTTTCTTCGAGCGAAATTTGAATGATAATTTTGCTAAGACATTGTTATACAGTGAATTTCCAGAACATTATGTATGGCATGATCGAAAAAGAGATAAAATCTGGACTCCACGTGAGAAAGGGTTTGCCTTAGGTCGTTTCGTCTACGCAAATCCATCTGAAGGAGAGCGCTACTATTTACGTCTTCTTCTAGCAAACGTTCGAGGGCCTACATCCTTTGATGATCTCAAATCCATTAATGGCATATTGTGTAATTCCTTTCAAGACTCCGCGTTCAGGCGAGGTTTGCTTGAAGCAGATGATTCTATTGAGAAGTGCTTAGAAGAAGCCTCACGGAATCAGATGCCAGGTGCGCTTCGTAGATTGTTTTCAACTTTGCTCATTTACTGTCATCCAAAAAACCCTAGATTGCTTTGGGATAAATTTTACACAGTTTTCTCAGAGGACTATGCATATGCATTTCCATCGCAAAGCCGAAAAGTACTACAACTAACTCTTCGAAAAATTTGTTATTTGGTCGAATCAATGGGCAAAAGCTTTAGTACTTTTGATTTTGGGGATTTAAAATTGGACGAAATAGATCTACAGAGATCCAAAATGAAAGAAATTGAAGAAGAACTTAATGTTCCAATAAGTTCTGAGGAATTAAATTCCGTGCACCTACTTAATACAGAACAGCGTTACGCTTATGACACAATTTATAGAAGGGTTATAAAAAATGAAAGAGGTTCTTTTTTCTTAGATGGACCTGGTGGTACAGGCAAAACTTTTTTGTATAAAACATTGCTTGCGAATCTCAGAGTCAAAGGTATTATTGCAATTGCGGTTGCAAGCTCTGGTATTGCTGCTGCCAATCTCCCTGGAGGCAGAACATGTAATTCTCGATTCAAGATCCCTCTTGATCTCGAAGGGAATGAAAGTTCGCAAATCTCAAAACAAAGTTCTCTAGCAGAACTGATTCGTGCATGTAGGTTAATTATTTGGGATGAAGCACCAATGGCAAAATGCCAGGCAATCGAACACTTTGAAAATACCATGCGTGATGTTTGCTCAAACAACCTTCTTTTTGGTGGCAAAATTGTTGTATTTGGTGGAGACTTCCGACAAGTGTTACCTATTATACCGAAAAGTACATTGCGAGAGGCAATAAATTCAAGCTTTGTGATGTCTCCGCTGTGGACAAAACTTGAAAATTTACATTTAACTATAAATATGCGTGCTATGCGCGATCCAACATTTGGTAATTTTGTTTTAGGCATTGGTGATGGCTCGCATCCTTATGAAAATGGAGAGGATATCAAATTACCAAGATCAATCGTTATATCTGGAACAGAAGAACATGCACTAATAGAACGACTGATTGATGCAATATATCCAGACATACAACTAATTGtgggaaattatct gacacaagctcaaaCACTAATAACTACAGATCCATCATTAACTACGACAAGAGCAATATTGACACCGAAAAATGATGATGCACAGACTATAAATGCTATGTTAGTTTCCAAACAAGAAGGTCAAGCATTTACctacagaagcttcgacgaagcGACAGACATAGCAACATCGCAGTATCCGACGGAATTTCTAAATACACTACAGCCAAGCGGTCTTCCACCACATGAATTGATACTGAAAAAGAACAGTCCCATTCTTTTGTTGAGGAATTTAGATCCAACTTCAGGACTTTGCAACGACACGCGGCTTATATGCAAAGGCTTTGATCGGAATGTCATAGACGCAGAAATTGCTGTCGGTCACCATAAGGGCGAAAGAGTTTTCATACCAAGAATTCCACTTCAACCATCTCCTACTGACaaattttcttttcaattcaaaAGAAAACAGTTTCCCAtaaaattaagttttacaatGACTATTAACAAAGCACAAGGTCAAACACTTGGTAAAGTTGGCATATATCTACCACGTCCTGTATTTTCCCACGGCCAGCTATACGTTGCTCTTTCAAGAGCAACTCAAAGTTCGATGTCACAAGATGGCGCTTCTTCCGCATTGTGCTCTGAATGA